One stretch of Flavobacteriales bacterium DNA includes these proteins:
- a CDS encoding O-antigen ligase family protein, translated as MPISWNKLKDKANYYLILFIAFFIPLKKEAIAPLIILFFISSLWNKRPHLRLNINWRVFIIIGFYFFGILSLFYGKNTSNTWFNNEIKLSLFVFPVAFLISNLDFKSIYRSILKSFVEGTLMAIMLSLINAIIRYYYERESTVFFYSELSYFAHTSYFSLYLNFAISILYFFWFSPSKKNYIPPYLNFGLSFFFSLTILLLASKTGVITMLITHLIGIGFWVIRYRKFKQAAILLGALSILISVGLYQSPQVVNRLITMKDSILNYNGTPNSSSTVRLAVWSEAIELIKAKPILGYGVGDVTDELTKRYEERGFSVLAKKHLNSHNQYIQILIGSGVIGLFYFLFLIIYPFKSIGKPVDLLIYLFFFLLILINFLTESMLETQSGVVFFAFFITLFYSLASEQKQIHKI; from the coding sequence ATGCCCATTAGTTGGAACAAACTCAAAGATAAAGCAAATTATTATCTAATTCTATTTATTGCTTTTTTTATTCCTTTAAAAAAAGAAGCGATAGCTCCTTTGATTATCCTTTTTTTTATCAGCTCCCTGTGGAATAAAAGACCTCACCTGAGACTCAACATTAATTGGAGGGTTTTTATTATTATTGGTTTTTATTTTTTTGGAATTCTCAGTCTATTCTATGGAAAAAACACCTCTAATACCTGGTTTAACAATGAAATTAAACTCTCCCTTTTTGTGTTTCCCGTTGCCTTTTTAATCAGCAATCTCGACTTTAAAAGTATTTACAGGTCTATTTTAAAAAGTTTTGTTGAGGGGACTTTAATGGCCATCATGCTTTCCCTAATCAATGCTATCATCCGCTATTATTACGAAAGAGAAAGTACTGTTTTTTTCTACAGTGAGCTTTCTTATTTTGCACATACAAGTTACTTTAGTCTATATTTAAATTTTGCAATATCCATACTTTACTTTTTCTGGTTCTCACCATCTAAAAAAAATTACATCCCTCCCTACCTTAACTTTGGACTTTCTTTTTTCTTTAGCTTAACGATCTTATTGTTAGCTTCTAAAACAGGGGTTATTACCATGTTAATCACCCATTTAATTGGTATTGGTTTTTGGGTTATCCGCTATAGAAAATTTAAACAAGCCGCTATCCTCTTAGGAGCCTTATCCATCTTAATCTCCGTTGGACTCTACCAATCTCCTCAAGTTGTTAATCGTCTAATAACCATGAAAGATTCTATTCTCAATTATAATGGCACGCCAAATTCATCAAGCACTGTTCGACTTGCTGTTTGGTCGGAAGCGATAGAACTTATCAAAGCGAAGCCTATTCTTGGATATGGCGTTGGAGATGTTACTGATGAGCTTACCAAACGATATGAAGAACGTGGTTTCTCTGTGCTTGCTAAAAAGCATTTAAACAGCCACAACCAATATATACAGATCCTAATTGGTTCTGGTGTTATTGGTTTATTTTATTTTTTATTTCTCATTATTTACCCTTTCAAAAGTATAGGCAAGCCAGTAGACCTACTGATTTACCTTTTCTTTTTCCTATTAATTCTGATTAACTTCCTTACAGAATCTATGTTAGAAACACAATCGGGCGTGGTCTTTTTCGCATTTTTCATTACCCTCTTCTATAGTTTAGCCTCAGAACAAAAACAGATCCATAAAATTTAA
- a CDS encoding glycosyltransferase family 2 protein, producing MKVAVVIPCKNEENYIEKCIYSILNSSYPIDLIDIYVCDGLSTDATPRIVENIALKHPQVHLLINQAQTTPQGLNLGLKTATSDLKIILGAHAEVDKEFISENVKAIQKDSSIGCAGGVIQNVFENKTSEIIGAAMSSPFGVGNAHFRTGGKEGFVDTVAFGAYKKEVFETIGYFDEELVRNQDDEFNFRLIKNGYKIWLSPKIISLYYVRASYQKLFRQYYQYGYWKVFVNKKHQTVTSIRQLIPLFFVLFLIFGSILSFLNIYLLGLFVLTLGCYFILGLYFAKKVSSFKQLFPVFFTFLVLHISYGSGYLKGIIDFMLLNKQPQKKSMELTR from the coding sequence TTGAAAGTAGCTGTTGTTATACCTTGTAAAAATGAAGAAAATTACATCGAGAAATGTATTTATTCTATTTTAAACTCTAGTTATCCAATAGACTTAATAGACATTTATGTTTGTGATGGGTTAAGCACTGATGCTACCCCTCGAATAGTTGAAAATATAGCCCTAAAGCACCCTCAAGTTCATTTATTAATCAATCAAGCTCAAACCACTCCCCAAGGATTGAATTTAGGGCTAAAAACAGCGACTAGCGATCTTAAGATTATACTTGGAGCACATGCTGAGGTTGACAAAGAGTTCATTAGTGAAAATGTAAAAGCCATTCAAAAGGACTCCAGTATTGGCTGTGCAGGTGGAGTAATTCAAAATGTTTTCGAAAATAAAACATCAGAAATAATTGGGGCTGCTATGTCTTCTCCATTTGGTGTTGGAAATGCACATTTTAGAACTGGCGGAAAAGAAGGTTTTGTTGACACTGTTGCTTTTGGAGCCTATAAAAAAGAAGTCTTTGAGACTATTGGCTACTTTGATGAAGAATTAGTAAGAAATCAAGATGATGAGTTTAATTTTCGGTTAATCAAAAATGGCTATAAAATATGGTTATCTCCAAAAATCATTTCGCTTTACTATGTAAGGGCTTCTTATCAAAAACTATTTAGGCAATATTATCAGTACGGATATTGGAAAGTTTTTGTCAATAAAAAACACCAAACGGTTACCTCTATCAGGCAATTAATTCCTTTATTTTTTGTCCTATTTTTAATTTTTGGATCGATTTTATCATTTCTGAACATCTACTTATTGGGACTTTTTGTCCTGACACTAGGATGTTATTTTATCTTAGGACTTTATTTTGCTAAAAAGGTCAGTAGCTTTAAACAGCTATTCCCTGTATTTTTTACATTTTTGGTTCTTCATATCAGTTATGGTTCAGGCTATCTAAAAGGGATTATAGACTTTATGCTACTCAATAAACAACCCCAGAAAAAGAGTATGGAACTTACTCGTTAA